The DNA sequence AACCAATCCTGCTCATCCAGGTTATAGAAATGCATTTGCGGCTGCACAGGCATGGAAGAAATTTGGTATCGATGTTACCGTTCAAACAACAGATGCACAAGCAACACTTGGCCAGAAAGGGCAATTTGAGGTTTCAACAGACTGGCCTGCAGCAGAGCCATGGGGTGGCCACCCGGATCTCTTCAGAGTGTTGGAACCATTCCATTCAAAATATCTTGTACCTGTAGGGGAAATTGCACCGTGGGGCAATTATGGAAGATGGAGCAGCCCTGAAATGGATAAAATTATAGACGAAATTCAAAAGACTGCGTGGGGAGATACCAAAAAGCTCATCGAGCTTGGAGTCGAAGGATTAAAACTCCTTGTCAAAGAAATGCCTGGTATACCAACCTTTAACTATCCAGGGGCCATAGCATGGGATGAGTATTACTGGACGAATTATCCAGGAGCGGAGAACATGTACTGTCAGCCGTACCATCACTGGCCAAACTTCAAGTACATGCTACCATTCCTGAAACCGACTGGAAGAAAATAAGATAGATACCCCCTAAAGAAAAGGCCGGGGGAGGGATGTTCCCCGGCCTTTTGAAAAAAGGAGGTCAAAAGCCTTGAATTTCATCAAGCGATACCTTCTTCCAAGATTGGTAACCTATTTCCTAGTAATTTGGGTTGGAATCACTATGATTTTTTTCATTCCTCGATTCCTTCCGACTGATCCTGTTCAGCAGTTCATAAACCGTCTTGTGGCACAGGGAACATACATGGATCCGAAGGCAATAAAAGAGATGACAGAAACTTTGAAGGAACTTTATGGATTAAAAGGGTCTCTGTGGGAACAATATGTTAATTTCTGGAAACGCCTTTTAAAAGGTGATTTTGGACCATCTTACTATCAATTCCCAACACCTGTGATTACCCTGATTAAACAATCACTTCCCTGGACCGCATGGCTTCTTTTGATAACAACTGTTCTTTCCTGGATCATCGGAAATATTCTTGGAGGTCTTGCAGGATATTTCTCGAACAGAAGATGGGTGAAGATTCTTGATACTATCGCTATGATCATAAGACCTATGCCTTATTATATTCTTGCCCTTGGTCTTTTGATGCTTCTGGCGTATATCTTTCCGATTTTCCCAATAGGTGGAGGTTTTGCCATAGGAATGCAGTTCACCTTCTCGTTGGAGAATCTTCTGATACTTTTGAAACACGCATTTTTGCCAGCTCTTTCTTTGATGCTCATAGGTATTTTCGTTTGGTTCCAAGCAATGAAACTTGTCGTTCAGAGCGTAAAATCTGAAGATTATGTGAAGTACGCAAAAATGGGAGGAGTAGAAGAAAGAAGAATTGTTCGAAAATATGTTATAAGAAAC is a window from the Thermotoga sp. genome containing:
- a CDS encoding ABC transporter permease produces the protein MNFIKRYLLPRLVTYFLVIWVGITMIFFIPRFLPTDPVQQFINRLVAQGTYMDPKAIKEMTETLKELYGLKGSLWEQYVNFWKRLLKGDFGPSYYQFPTPVITLIKQSLPWTAWLLLITTVLSWIIGNILGGLAGYFSNRRWVKILDTIAMIIRPMPYYILALGLLMLLAYIFPIFPIGGGFAIGMQFTFSLENLLILLKHAFLPALSLMLIGIFVWFQAMKLVVQSVKSEDYVKYAKMGGVEERRIVRKYVIRNAMLPQITGLALSLGQIFGGALITEIVFSYPGIGTLLYNAIFTGDYNLLMGVSTLSILLITTSILMIDLLYPLFDPRVRYR